The following is a genomic window from Eleftheria terrae.
ACGCAGCGCAGGACGACAACCACTGGAGGGAAGGCATGGGAATCGGCATGGCGCGCAGCTGGCGGCGTGGCATCGTGCGAGGGGGCCTGGTGGGGCTGGCCGCCGCGGGCGTCATGCTCGGTTACGCCCACTGGCAGGTGGAGTCGGCGGCCCGGGGCCGGATTGCGGCAACACCCGAAGCGGCGGGGCCGCAGCCGGTGGCGCTGCTGCTCGGCACGGCGCCCGAAACCCGGGGGCGTCCCAACTTCTTCTATGTCGAGCGCCTTCGCGCGGTGGTGCGCCTGTGGCAGCTGGGTCGGGTGCGCGCGGTGCTGATCAGCGGCGACAACTCGCGGCCCGACTACAACGAGCCGGACAGGATGAAGGCCGATCTGGTGGCTGCCGGCATCCCGGCGGCATTCATCACTTGCGACTATGCCGGCCTGCGCACGCTGGACTCGGTGGTGCGTGCGCGGCAGGTGTTCGGCTTGCAGCGGGTGCTCATCGTCTCGCAGCGCAGCCATGTGGAGCGGGCCATCTACCTGGCGTCACGGGTTGGGCTGGATGCGCAGGGCCTGGCGGCCGCCGATGCACCTCGCTGGTGGCAGGTGCGCCAGCAGGCGCGGGAAGCGCTGGCGAGGGTGGGTGCCGTGTTGGACTTGGTGGTGGGCCGCCAGCCGCGACACCTCGGCTCCCCAGTGCCGGTACCGCTGGTGCCTCCCAGTGCGACCGGCGGGCAGCCGCCGGCTCTGCCGGCAGCACTGCCGGCCACTGCCTCCGGGCCCGCCTGAGACGCCAGCCGTCGGGCGCGCCGTGAAAGACTCGCGGCGCGGGCAGCTTGCACAAACATGAGGCAGCCTGATGACACCCCGCATCAACAGAGGCTGCGCGAGCACCGACTACAGCTTTTCCACAGGGCCATCCACACGGACTGTGGAGTTCTACAGGAGGCGAGAAAAAGGGCTTGGTGTTGCAGCGATGTGGAGCGTCGCAGACGGCGCATTCCTCGCCTGCAGGAGCCCGTGGTGAGTGCGTGCGCTCACTGTGGTGAAGCTGTGCACCGACTGCCCACAGACTTGTTCACACGGTTGCAGAGAGGCAGCGCCACTCCGCACACCGGGAACCGCATGGCTGGGGGTTGCACGTCCGTGCCGGAGGGGGGCCGGCGTGACGACCGCGCCGTCTCCTGAAGGGTCTCCCGCCGGCCGCGGGGCGGCACCGTCCTTCCCGGTGTGACTGCTGCAGCGCCGTCGTGTCGGAGGTGCTGACGCAGCGTCTTCGCCCACAGCGCGGTCGGGTGATCCGCGGCTCGCAGGCGGGTTGCCCGGCTGACTCGCTTGTCGGCTTCGGCTCGGCTCGGCTCCCTGCTTGCCCCGGCCGGGCCGGCGACGTGCCGTGCAGTCCACACGCCGGCGCCTGGCATGCCGGGTGCAGCACTGCTGGAGTGACTCATGCGGCCTGGCCCTGCGTTTCGGGGCATCGCGTCATCAGGCCTCGGCTTCGCCTTCAGTTCGGGCTTTCGGATGGAGGGCCGCGTCGCAAAATTGATGGATCTCACTACGCCTTAGCCATGCCTTTGACTCTCGGCTCCGTCCAACGCAAGCTCGCCCGGGTGCTGCTGGCCGCGGTCGTGCTGTTGATGGCGGCGGTGGCTGGCAGCTTCTATCTCGGCCGCGTCGCCGAAGCGACGGATGACCTGCGCGACGCCGCTGCAGGGCGACTGGCCGCGCTCGACACCATGCTCACCAGCGTGCTGGATGCCGAGACGGGCCAGCGCGGTTTTGTCATCACTGGCCTCGAGAAGTACCTCGATCCCTACCTTGGCGCCCGCGAACGGGTGGTGGCAGCGACGGCGCGCGCGCGCGAGCTGTACCGCGGCGATGCGCTGGCGCTGCAGCGGCTGGCTGCCCTGAGTGCCTTGCAGGACGCCAAGCTGGCTGAACTGCAACGGGTGGTGGAGGTGCGCCGCAGCCAGGGCGAGGCGGCGGCTCGCCAGCTGGTGCTGCAGGACGTCGGTCGCGAGTACATGCAGCAGATTCGGCAGGGCGTGCACGAATTGCAGGAGCGCGAGCAGGTGGGCTACCAGTCGCTGGTGGCGCTGGCCGAGTCGCGTCGCCGTGCCGTGCTGTATGCGGAGGGCTGCGCGGGCTTGCTGATGCTGGCGGTCGCCTTCGCTGCCTATCGCTCGCTGATGTCCCAGGCCGAACGGCAGGAACAACGGTCGCGGCAGCTGGAGATCGAGGCGCTGAGCGAGAAGCGACTGCGCGCGATCACCGACAACCTGCCTGCCCTGATTGCCCACTTTGACACCGCGCAGCGCTACCTGTTCGCGAACGCCCATTTCCGCCATGCCCTGTCGGTCGATCCCCGGGCCCTGATCGGCAAGGCGCTGGCCGACGGGCTGGATCCGGCCGAGCACGAGCGGCTGCAGCCCTTCATCCGTGCGGTGCTGGCGGGCCAGTCAGTCAGCTTCGAGAGTCGCCTGGGCAGTGGGCGGCAGACCTTCCAGCAACACCTCGTGCCGGACCGCGCGCCCGACGGCAGCGTGTGCGGCTTCTATTCGATCTCCTTCGACATCACCGGGCTGAAGGCGGCCGAGGCGCAGCGCCAGGACAGCGAGGCCCGCATCCGCCACATCCTCACCCACGCGCCGGACGCCTACATTGGCATGGACCGGCAGGGACGGATCACCGAATGGAATCGCCAGGCCGAGCTGACGTTCGGCTGGACCCGCAACGAGGTGATGGGACAGGACCTCGCCCCGCTGCTGATCCCGGAAGCCGCGCGGGCCGCCCATGTCGCTGGCCAGCGCGCCTTTTCGGTGAGCGGGCGGGGGCCCTTGCTGAACAAGCGCATCGAGGTGACGGCCCTGCATCGGGACGGCCGGGAGATCCCGGTCGAGATTTCCATCACCGGTGTGCGCGCGGAGGACGGCTTCGGCGCCAGTGCCTTCCTGAGGGACATCACCGACCGCAAGGCGGCGCAAGCCAAGCTGGAAGCCGGGCGCAAGCGCCTGCGTGACGTCACCGACAACGTGCCGGCCCTGATCGGTTATTTCGATGCCGAGGAGCGCTGCCACTTCGTCAACGGCCCGGCGCAGCGCCTGCTGAAGCTGCCGGATGACTATGAGGGCCTGAGCCTGCGCTCGGCCATCGGCGAAACCCTGTATGCGGTGTATGCGCCGCATGTCGCTGCCGCGAAGCAAGGCCAGCGCGCGGCCTTCGATGCCGTGAGCCGCGGCAACACCCGCTCGCGCGAGCACCAGACCCACCTGATCCCCGACTGGAATACCGAAGGCAATGTGCAGGGCTTCTATGTCCTGGTCTTCGATGTCACTGCGCTGAAGGAGGCCGAGCAGGCCCGTGCGGAGGGCGAGCGGCGGCTGCGTGCGATCACCGACAACCTGCCGGCCCTGATCACCTACATCGATGCCGGGCAACGCATCGTCTTCGCCAACGCGACCTTCAAGGACTGGCTGGGCGTGCCACCGTCGCAGATGCTGGGCCGCCCGCTCGGCGAGGTGATCGGCCCGGTGCTGCTGGATCAGCGGCGCGAGCATCTCGATGCGGCGCTGCGCGGCGAAAAGGTGTCGTTTGAAATGCGCTCCCAGGCCATGGGCGTCGAGCGCCACCTGAAGACGGTCTACATCCCCGACCGCCGGCCGAATGGCGAGGTTGCCGGGCTGTTCGCGCTCAGCACCGATGTCACCGCGATGAAGGAAGTGGAGCAGCAGCTGCAGCAGCTGGCCCGGGTGGACACGCTCACCGGCCTGGCCAACCGGCGGCAGTTCGATGAGAAGCTGGCCGAGGCTCTGCGGCGCCGGCGGCGCTATGAGCGGGAGTTGGCGGTGCTCTTCCTGGACGTGGACCGCTTCAAGGCCATCAACGACACGCATGGCCATGCCGCTGGCGACCTGGTGCTCGCCGAATTCGCCCGCCGGCTGCAGTCGTGTGTGCGCTCGACCGACACGGTGGCCCGGCTGGCGGGCGACGAATTCGTCATCCTGCTGGAGGGGCTGGGCCAGGCCAGCGAGGCGTCGGCGGTCGCCGAAAAGATCCGCGCGGCGCTGCGGCTTCCGTTCAACCTGCCGACCGAGCGGCTGACGGTGACCTCAAGCATCGGCATTGCCATTGTCGACGAGGAAACAGACTCCCCGGCGGCGCTGCTTGCGCGGGCCGACGAAGCGCTCTACAGCGCCAAGCGGGCGGGCCGCAACAGCTTCTCCGTGATGCATCACTGACCTGCAGCGCCGGGGAACGCGGCCGGAGGAGGTGCATCGCAATTGCACTACAATGACTTGCATGAAAACCGCCACCATGCCCGCCGTCCGTGTCGAGCCCGAGCTCCGCGAGGAGGTCGAAGGCCTGCTCCGCGACGGTGAAACGCTGTCGCAGTTCGTCGAGAAGGCGGTGCGGGACAGTGTGGCCCGGCGCCGCAACCAGGCGGAGTTCCTGGCCCGCGGCCTGGCTTCGCTCGACCACGCCAAGCGCAGCGGCGACCATCTGCAGGCGGACACGGTGGTGGCCGCGCTGGAGCGCCGTCTTGCGCAGGCCAGGCAGCGGCAGGCCGCACCGCGACGGTGAGCTACGACGTTCGTTTGACGCGGGAAGCCGCCGAGGACCTTGAACGCCTGTTCGAATTCGTGCTGGAGCGCGAACTGGCCCGCGAGGCGGGTGACCTGGATCTTGCCGAACAGGCCTTGCACGCGATCAAGGCCGGAATCGAGACCCTGCGTGCCTCGCCGTTCACCTGCCGCAAGGCAGGCGATAGTCCGTTCCTGCGCGAGCTGGTGATTCCCTTCGGCCATGCTGGCTACGTCGCACTGTTCGAAATCGTCGACGACAAGACCGTGCTGGTCGCGGCGGTCAGGCATCAGCGCGAGGACGATTACCACTGAGCCGAGCCAGGCCGCAGGCGGCCGGGAAGGGGCGCCACCGGCGCTGGCGATTCACTGAGGGCCGCGCCGGTGGCAGCGCGCCGGCCGTCCAGGCCGGCGCACAGCGGCTAGCAGGTCGCGATGGGACTCACTTGCCGTCGCGGTCGGAGTCGCCCGGCATGGCGCGCTCCACGCGGTCGCTCAGGCGCTGCCAGGAGTCACGCGAGGCGTGCCGCGCTTGTTCCCACGACAGTCGCGAATTGCCGCGCGCGCTGTCCCAGCCTCCGGCCAGGTCGGCCTGCGTATCGTCCCAGCCCATGCCGGGATGGCGGTTGTAGAGATCCACGCCATAGCGGTACGCCGGACCGTAGTCGTCATAGGACGACCCTTCCTGCACATACGGCCGGTGCTCATAGTTGTCGCGCCAGTAGGCGTCTTCGACCGTCGGATCGATGCGCTCGGCGACGCCCTTGCCGGCCAGGCCGCCGACGATGGCACCGGCGGCCGCACCGATGGCTGTGCCCACCGGGCCGGCCACCGTACCCACGGCAGCGCCGGCTGCCATGCCGCCTGCAGCGGCGCCGATGCCGGTGCCGACCGGGTGGGCGCCCGGTGCGCCGGTGATGGGATCGCGATTGGCGCTGCCCTTGTCGCTGGAGTGGCTTCGAGAATGCATGTTCATGTGGTTCTCCTACAGGGGATGCTGGAAGACGCCCATGAAGGGCCGGCGCGGCCGGATGCCGCCTGCCTGTCTGTATTGGAGCCCACGCCGCCTTGCCCGGGCATCGGCGCCGCGGGCCCCGCGGCGTAGGACGCGGCCTACCCCGCCCGACGGCAGGCAACGCCGGAGGAGGCCCTCAAGCCGGACGCGTGCCGTCCAGCCACCGGTAGTAGAACAAGGCCACCTCGCGCGTGTCCGGCTGCTCGCCGCGGTAGAGCCAGGCATCCACACCGCCCAGCACGAAGCCATGGCGTTCGTAGAGCCGGCAGGCCGCCACGTTGTTGTTCTGCGTCTCCAGCATCAGCCCCGGCAGCCCTTGGGCGGCGGCCCAACGGCCCGCCGCATCGAGCAGGGCCGATGCAACGCCCTGCCGCCTCGCCCCGGCGTCGACGGCGATGTCCTCGATCAGTGCATAGCCGTTCCAGTTCGTGCTTATCGCCAGGTAGCCGGCCAAGGTGGCGCCACGCCGTGCGGCCAACAGCGCCTTGTCGGGTGCCTCGAGGTGCTCGCGGTAGTCCTCCGGATCAAAGCCATAGGCCTTTCGTTGCGGAGGCAGCGGCCTCAGCGAGCTGCTGGCCACTGGCCGGCCGATCTGCGGATCGAACTCGGCCTCGATCGAAAAACTGAAATCGCAACGCAGGGCATCGGTGAAAAAGTGCGGATCGGCCGCCTCGATACGAATCGTCATGCCGGCGAGCCTAGCATCGCCGGCCATGCGCCAGACCGGCTTCAGTGCCTTGCACAAAGTTGCGGCAATCTGATGACAGCCCGCTGCCACAGCGGCTCGGCGCGCGCCCCCTACAGCTTTTCCACAGCTCCATCCACATCGTCTGTGGACTGTGCCCGTGGCGCGGTTTTTCCACAGCCGGCGCCGGGCTGCAGAGCGCGCCGGCGTTGCCATGGAGAAGAAGCGCGTCTACTTGTTCCGGCGCCATGCACGCCTTGTCCACAGGCTTGTCCACGGCGGGCGAGGGGCGCGGCTCAGGCCGCGCCGGCCAGCCAGGCGACGATGAGCGACGCGAGGGCGGCAGTCGCTGCCGATTCCTCCACCCGGCCCTGCAGCATCTCGCGCGCAAGTGCCTCGCCGGCGCCGATGATGGCGACACAGCGCAGCCTCAGGGCCTTGCGTGACAGCCGGACGAGCGGCGCGAAGGCGTCGCAGTAGAGGGCCACGTAGCCGTCGATCAGCTCCTGCTGGAAGGCGTCCATCTGCTCGTCGCCCTTCAGTGCCGCGGAGATCGCGTGCCACTGCGGTCCCAGCTCGAGATAGCAGTGCATGTAGGCGCGGCTGACGACACGCGCCACGTCTTCCAGCCGCGGCTTGGTGCGCTCCAGCGCGTGCAGCAGCGCGGCCACCTGGCGCGCATCGAGCTCCTTGTACAGGGCGATCAGCAGGCCAGAGCGGGTCTTGAAGTGCTCATAGGCGATGGGCTTGCTGACGCCGGCGCGCTCGGCCAGACGGCCCAGCGTCAGCGCATCGGTGCCCTCTTCGCGCACGATGGCCATTGCAGTCTCGATCAATTGCTCGCGGCGCTGCGTCTTCGGCAGCCGTTTGGCGGGGGTGTCGTTCATCGGGTTCGGATCTCGGCGCAGCGGTGCGGACTGGGCTGATTGTCCTGCGTTTCGCTGCTTGCTTGACAAGCCGCTTCTCCCGTAATCTACTGTCCGTAACTTACTGATGGTAAGTTGATGAAGGCGAAACGTGACAGCGGCATGTGCCTTTCCGCTCTGTCCTCCTGTGACTCAATCGAACGGAGCTCCTGATGACCCTGCATACCCTTGGTCCCGTCCTGCTGGTGGGCGGCACCGGCACCGTCGGGCGGCTTGCCGCCCAGGCCTTGCGCCGCCTGCATCCGAGCCTGCCGCTGGCCATCGGCGGGCGCGACCTGGGGAAGGCCGAGGCACTGACCCGTGAACTGGGTGACGGCGTCACGGCCGTGGCGGTCGACCTCGACCGACCCGGCCTGGGGCTGGCGAGCGGCACGTCCTATGGCGCGCTGGTGCTGTTCGTCAAGGACCATGGCCTTCACGCGATGCGGCACGCCCAGGCCACCGGTGCCGCACTGCTTGGCATTTCCAGCGGATCGTTCGAGGTGGCGCCGGAAGTGGCCCGCTTCATCAGCCGCCCGAAGGCCGCCCCGGTGCTGATGTTGAGTCACTGGCTGGCCGGCGCGGCCTTGTTCCCAGCACTGCAGGCAGCACGCGAGTTTGAGAGGCTGGAGCGCATCGAGATCGGGGCGGTGCTCGACGAGCAGGACCTTGGCGGGCCCGCGGCGCATGCCGACTTCGAACGGTTGACCACCGCTGCGCCGCATGCCCAGATCCTCCGGCAGGGTCGTTGGGGCTGGGCGACCGGGGCCGATGCCCGTCGCCGCTTCCGTCGCGTCGATGGCGTCGAGGTGGAAGGCACGGCCTACGCCCCCCTCGACACGATGAGCCTGGCCACGGCCACCGGTGCCGCCGACGTCCGCTTTGACCTGGTGCTGGGCGAGAGCTCGAGTCGCCACCGGGGCGAGCCGTATTCGACCGAGATCCTCATCGAACTGGCCGGCCTGTTGAAGCAGGGCGGGCCCGGCCGCCGGCGGCTCGAGCTGGTGCACCCGCTGGGGCAAGCGCCGTTGACCGCCATGGGCGTTGCAGTGGCGGTCGAACGCCTGTTGGGCTGCGCGGGCGGCGCACCGGTCGCACCGGGGCTCTACCTGCCCGAGGTCTTGATCGACCCCGAGCATGCCGTGCAGCGGCTGCAGGCGGCCGGCGCACGCCTACGGCTGGCATGACGGCGGCCGCTCGCCTTTCCTCACTGGCCCCCAACACAGGAACTTCCATGATGTCCTCGATTGCCATTCCCTCGGTGCTGCTCGTCGGTGGCTCCGGCGCGGTCGGCCGCCGGGCTGCGCTGGCCCTGCGCCAACTCCATCCCGACTTGCCGATCACCATCGGCGGCCGTGACCTGGCCAAGGCCAGCCGCCTGGCCGACACGCTGGGCCGGGCCGATGCGGTGCGCATCGACCTCGACCGTGTCGACCTGGGCTTGCCGGCCCCGGCCAGGCACAGCGCCATTGCCGTGCTGATGAAGGACCCGACGCTGCGCACCCTGGCCCATGCGCAGCGGCACGGCATCCCTTACCTCGCCTTCTCGGACTTCGTGTTCGACATCGCTCCCCTGGTCGCCCGTGTCATCCATGCACCGCAAGCGGCGCCGGTGCTGTTGCTGGGTCACACCATGGGCGGGACCGCCGCGCTTGCCGCGCTGTACCTCGTGCAGGGCCTGCGCCGTGTCGATTCGCTGGACATCGCGGCGGTGCTCGACGAGCATGACGCGGGCGGGCCGGCCGCGCAGGCCGATATTTCGGAGCTGGCCCAAGGCGCTCCGCTGCCCCTGGTGCTGCAGGACGGCAGCTTTCGCTGGCTGCCGGCCGCGGCTGCAGGGCGCCGCTTCACCGGCGCGGACGGCCGTGTGCACCAGGGCCAGGCCTATCCCCTGATGGACGTCGCCAGCCTGGCGGCGGAGACCGACGCACGCTCGATACGGGTGGACCTGGCCCTGCGCCAGCGGCCTGCCGAGCGTGTGGCCGAGCTGTCGAACGAGGTCATCATCGAAGTCGCTGGCGAGCAGGCCGATGGCAGTGCGGTGCGACGGCGGCTCGAGCTGGTGCACGACGACACCTACTCCGCCCTCAGCGCATTCGGCGTCGCCATTGCGCTGGAGCGGCTGCTGGGCCTGGTGGGAGGCCCACCGGTCGCGGGCGGCCTGCACCAGCCGGAGCGGCTGCTGGACCCCGGCCACGTGATGGCCCGGCTGCAGGCCTTTGGCGTGCGCTGCACCGCGGCCTCGACATCCTGACCATGGCCGGCCGGTACGTGTGGGTCGGCTTCACGGACATCGCATGCGTTCGGGCGCCTCGGCGTCGCGGGCGGCCACCTCGGGCGGCAGATGGCGCAGGAAAGAGGTCTTGCGATACGCGGTGCGCAGCTGCGCTTCATTGAGCTCGCGGCGATAAGGCACCCAGCGCTGGCTCAGGTCTCCTTCACCGGTGTCGATGTCCATCAGGCGCAGGCCGGCGTTGCAATGGAAGTCGATGGCGGCCAGGCGCAGCTGACGCAGTGGCCGGTGGCTCGCGGTGCGGTAATGCACCACGCCGCGGCGCATCTCATAGACGATCTGCCAATGCGTGGCGCCCGGCTGCGCCACCTGGTCCAGCAGCGCCAGGGCCTGGCCCGGGTTGTCCGGCGGCCCGTCCTGCAAGCCCGCCGCCGCGCGGACAAAGCGCGCGGGCGACTGGCTGCCGGCCGGCAGGGGCTGGCTGCCGCCGAAGCCGCGGTACTGCGCCAGTTGGGCCACCGAGCTCTGGTAGCTGTCGTTGGCCAGCACCTTCACCGGCATGCGTTCGCCGCGGTGGACCACCATGCGGCCGGCGAGGAACTCCACGCTGGCCGCGCCGCCCTGCGCGTCGGCGAGCAGGAAGTGCAGCGGCACCCGGCCGGCAATGCGCACCTCGGCGGCGGCGGCCAGCGCTTCATCCAGCGTGCCACTGGTGTCGAGCAGGTACTGGATGAACTCGAGCGTGGCGACGGTGGGCCGGTGGTCGCCATCGGGATAGTGGGTACCGTCGAGCCACAGCAACTCCACCACCAGGCCGGCCTCGTTGATGCCGCCAGTGGGATAGCCGACACCGAACTGGTTGAAGGTCACGCTGCCGTGGCGGGCTGTCCAGCGTGCCGCGCGCTCGCCAGCGCCGGCCCCGGTGTCGCTGCTCTTGCGCAGGCCGCGAGGGTTGACGACCACCAGTGCCTCGCCGAACTCGAAGTCGTAGTTGCGGCCGAACAG
Proteins encoded in this region:
- a CDS encoding type II toxin-antitoxin system RelE/ParE family toxin; its protein translation is MSYDVRLTREAAEDLERLFEFVLERELAREAGDLDLAEQALHAIKAGIETLRASPFTCRKAGDSPFLRELVIPFGHAGYVALFEIVDDKTVLVAAVRHQREDDYH
- a CDS encoding GNAT family N-acetyltransferase: MTIRIEAADPHFFTDALRCDFSFSIEAEFDPQIGRPVASSSLRPLPPQRKAYGFDPEDYREHLEAPDKALLAARRGATLAGYLAISTNWNGYALIEDIAVDAGARRQGVASALLDAAGRWAAAQGLPGLMLETQNNNVAACRLYERHGFVLGGVDAWLYRGEQPDTREVALFYYRWLDGTRPA
- a CDS encoding NAD(P)-dependent oxidoreductase yields the protein MTLHTLGPVLLVGGTGTVGRLAAQALRRLHPSLPLAIGGRDLGKAEALTRELGDGVTAVAVDLDRPGLGLASGTSYGALVLFVKDHGLHAMRHAQATGAALLGISSGSFEVAPEVARFISRPKAAPVLMLSHWLAGAALFPALQAAREFERLERIEIGAVLDEQDLGGPAAHADFERLTTAAPHAQILRQGRWGWATGADARRRFRRVDGVEVEGTAYAPLDTMSLATATGAADVRFDLVLGESSSRHRGEPYSTEILIELAGLLKQGGPGRRRLELVHPLGQAPLTAMGVAVAVERLLGCAGGAPVAPGLYLPEVLIDPEHAVQRLQAAGARLRLA
- a CDS encoding linear amide C-N hydrolase → MSAPVLRQAVAALLAASLAGPALPCTTFVSAGHDGPLFGRNYDFEFGEALVVVNPRGLRKSSDTGAGAGERAARWTARHGSVTFNQFGVGYPTGGINEAGLVVELLWLDGTHYPDGDHRPTVATLEFIQYLLDTSGTLDEALAAAAEVRIAGRVPLHFLLADAQGGAASVEFLAGRMVVHRGERMPVKVLANDSYQSSVAQLAQYRGFGGSQPLPAGSQSPARFVRAAAGLQDGPPDNPGQALALLDQVAQPGATHWQIVYEMRRGVVHYRTASHRPLRQLRLAAIDFHCNAGLRLMDIDTGEGDLSQRWVPYRRELNEAQLRTAYRKTSFLRHLPPEVAARDAEAPERMRCP
- a CDS encoding TetR/AcrR family transcriptional regulator, which encodes MNDTPAKRLPKTQRREQLIETAMAIVREEGTDALTLGRLAERAGVSKPIAYEHFKTRSGLLIALYKELDARQVAALLHALERTKPRLEDVARVVSRAYMHCYLELGPQWHAISAALKGDEQMDAFQQELIDGYVALYCDAFAPLVRLSRKALRLRCVAIIGAGEALAREMLQGRVEESAATAALASLIVAWLAGAA
- a CDS encoding PAS domain-containing protein, with translation MPLTLGSVQRKLARVLLAAVVLLMAAVAGSFYLGRVAEATDDLRDAAAGRLAALDTMLTSVLDAETGQRGFVITGLEKYLDPYLGARERVVAATARARELYRGDALALQRLAALSALQDAKLAELQRVVEVRRSQGEAAARQLVLQDVGREYMQQIRQGVHELQEREQVGYQSLVALAESRRRAVLYAEGCAGLLMLAVAFAAYRSLMSQAERQEQRSRQLEIEALSEKRLRAITDNLPALIAHFDTAQRYLFANAHFRHALSVDPRALIGKALADGLDPAEHERLQPFIRAVLAGQSVSFESRLGSGRQTFQQHLVPDRAPDGSVCGFYSISFDITGLKAAEAQRQDSEARIRHILTHAPDAYIGMDRQGRITEWNRQAELTFGWTRNEVMGQDLAPLLIPEAARAAHVAGQRAFSVSGRGPLLNKRIEVTALHRDGREIPVEISITGVRAEDGFGASAFLRDITDRKAAQAKLEAGRKRLRDVTDNVPALIGYFDAEERCHFVNGPAQRLLKLPDDYEGLSLRSAIGETLYAVYAPHVAAAKQGQRAAFDAVSRGNTRSREHQTHLIPDWNTEGNVQGFYVLVFDVTALKEAEQARAEGERRLRAITDNLPALITYIDAGQRIVFANATFKDWLGVPPSQMLGRPLGEVIGPVLLDQRREHLDAALRGEKVSFEMRSQAMGVERHLKTVYIPDRRPNGEVAGLFALSTDVTAMKEVEQQLQQLARVDTLTGLANRRQFDEKLAEALRRRRRYERELAVLFLDVDRFKAINDTHGHAAGDLVLAEFARRLQSCVRSTDTVARLAGDEFVILLEGLGQASEASAVAEKIRAALRLPFNLPTERLTVTSSIGIAIVDEETDSPAALLARADEALYSAKRAGRNSFSVMHH
- a CDS encoding YlcI/YnfO family protein, with the translated sequence MKTATMPAVRVEPELREEVEGLLRDGETLSQFVEKAVRDSVARRRNQAEFLARGLASLDHAKRSGDHLQADTVVAALERRLAQARQRQAAPRR
- a CDS encoding SanA/YdcF family protein codes for the protein MGIGMARSWRRGIVRGGLVGLAAAGVMLGYAHWQVESAARGRIAATPEAAGPQPVALLLGTAPETRGRPNFFYVERLRAVVRLWQLGRVRAVLISGDNSRPDYNEPDRMKADLVAAGIPAAFITCDYAGLRTLDSVVRARQVFGLQRVLIVSQRSHVERAIYLASRVGLDAQGLAAADAPRWWQVRQQAREALARVGAVLDLVVGRQPRHLGSPVPVPLVPPSATGGQPPALPAALPATASGPA